In Thermococcus thioreducens, a genomic segment contains:
- a CDS encoding 50S ribosomal protein L11, producing the protein MPQIVEVLVEGGKASPGPPLGPAIGPLGLNVKQVVDEINKATKDFEGMQVPVKIIVTDPKKKTFEIEVGVPPVSQLIKKEIGAPKGSSEPGHSPVGNLTMEQVIRIAKAKQEQMLAADLKAAAKEVIGTALSMGVTVEGKNPREVQKEIDEGVYDEIFANAEE; encoded by the coding sequence ATGCCGCAGATTGTTGAGGTGCTCGTTGAGGGAGGAAAGGCTTCACCCGGACCCCCGCTCGGTCCCGCTATCGGTCCGCTTGGACTCAACGTCAAGCAGGTCGTTGACGAGATAAACAAGGCCACCAAGGACTTCGAGGGAATGCAGGTTCCCGTCAAGATCATCGTCACAGACCCCAAGAAGAAGACCTTCGAGATCGAGGTCGGCGTTCCCCCTGTCAGCCAGCTCATCAAGAAGGAGATCGGCGCGCCAAAAGGCTCCAGCGAGCCCGGCCACAGCCCGGTCGGGAACCTGACCATGGAGCAGGTCATCCGGATAGCGAAGGCCAAGCAGGAGCAGATGCTCGCGGCGGACCTCAAGGCCGCAGCGAAGGAGGTCATCGGTACCGCGCTCAGCATGGGCGTCACCGTTGAGGGCAAGAACCCCAGGGAAGTCCAGAAGGAGATTGACGAAGGCGTTTACGACGAGATTTTCGCCAACGCCGAGGAGTGA
- a CDS encoding 50S ribosomal protein L1 produces MAFDRQKFVEAVKEAKARAKPRNFTQTVEMAVNLKDIDLRKPENRFKLEVVLPHGRGKEPKIAVIADGAVAEAAKKLGLDVISGEQLEELAKSPRQARKLAKNYDFFIAAAPLMPKIGRYLGRYLGPRNKMPQVVPPTMTNLEPIVARLKRTVRIQLKNNPVVHARIGTEDMDDEKLAENAEAVLNAIINKLERGENQVKSVYVKTTMGPAVKVER; encoded by the coding sequence ATGGCCTTTGACAGGCAGAAATTCGTGGAAGCGGTGAAGGAGGCGAAGGCCCGGGCTAAGCCGCGCAACTTCACACAGACCGTCGAAATGGCAGTCAACCTCAAGGATATAGACCTCCGCAAGCCGGAGAACAGGTTCAAGCTTGAGGTTGTGCTGCCCCACGGTCGTGGGAAAGAACCAAAGATCGCGGTCATCGCTGATGGTGCCGTTGCCGAGGCGGCTAAAAAGCTCGGGCTTGATGTGATTAGTGGAGAGCAGCTTGAGGAACTTGCCAAGAGCCCAAGGCAGGCTAGGAAGCTGGCGAAAAACTACGACTTCTTCATAGCGGCCGCACCGCTGATGCCGAAGATCGGTAGGTACCTCGGTAGGTACCTCGGTCCGAGGAACAAGATGCCGCAGGTAGTTCCGCCTACCATGACCAACCTCGAACCCATAGTGGCAAGGCTCAAGAGGACAGTCAGGATACAGCTCAAGAACAACCCCGTTGTGCACGCCAGGATAGGAACCGAGGACATGGACGACGAGAAGCTCGCCGAGAACGCCGAGGCGGTTCTCAACGCCATCATCAACAAGCTGGAGCGCGGTGAGAACCAAGTGAAGTCAGTGTACGTCAAGACCACCATGGGACCGGCAGTTAAGGTGGAGAGGTGA
- the rpl12p gene encoding 50S ribosomal protein P1 — MEYVYAALLLHAAGKEITEENLKAILEAAGVSPDEARIKALVAALEGVNIDEVIEKAAMPVAAPVAVAAAPAAEAPAEAAEEEEEEEEEEASEEEALAGLGALFG, encoded by the coding sequence ATGGAGTACGTGTATGCCGCTCTGCTGCTCCACGCCGCTGGTAAGGAGATAACCGAGGAGAACCTCAAGGCCATCCTTGAGGCCGCTGGTGTCAGCCCGGACGAGGCCAGGATAAAGGCCCTCGTTGCCGCCCTTGAGGGCGTCAACATCGACGAGGTCATCGAGAAGGCCGCCATGCCGGTTGCCGCCCCGGTTGCCGTTGCCGCTGCTCCGGCTGCCGAGGCTCCGGCCGAGGCCGCTGAGGAAGAGGAGGAAGAAGAGGAAGAGGAGGCCAGCGAGGAGGAGGCCCTCGCCGGTCTCGGTGCCCTCTTCGGCTGA
- a CDS encoding 50S ribosomal protein L10 — MAHVAEWKKKEVEELANIIKSYPVIALVDVANVPAYPLSKMREKLRGKALLRVSRNTLIELAIKRAAQELNNPNLEKLIDYIEGGAGILATEMNPFKLYKLLEESKTPAPAKPGVAVPKDVVIPAGPTSISPGPLVGEMQALGIPARIEKGKVSIQKDYTVLKAGEVITDQLARILNALGIEPLEVGLNLLAAYEDGIVYTPEVLAIDESEYINLLQQAYMHAFNLSVNTAYPTSQTIEAIIQKAFLGAKNVAVEAGYITPETVEEVFGRALRAVLLIAQELPEELLDEKTKELLNQQAQIAVAAQPQQEEKVEEAEEEEEEEEASEEDALAGLGALFG, encoded by the coding sequence ATGGCCCACGTAGCCGAGTGGAAGAAGAAGGAAGTTGAAGAGCTCGCCAACATCATCAAGAGCTACCCAGTGATAGCACTCGTGGATGTCGCCAACGTCCCGGCTTACCCGCTCAGCAAGATGCGTGAGAAGCTCAGAGGCAAGGCCCTTCTCAGGGTCAGCAGGAACACCCTCATAGAGCTCGCTATAAAGAGGGCCGCCCAGGAGCTCAACAATCCGAACCTCGAAAAGCTCATCGACTACATCGAGGGCGGAGCAGGAATCCTCGCCACCGAGATGAACCCCTTCAAGCTCTACAAGCTCCTTGAGGAGAGCAAGACCCCTGCCCCGGCGAAGCCAGGCGTTGCGGTCCCCAAGGACGTCGTGATTCCAGCAGGTCCAACTTCAATCTCACCGGGTCCGCTCGTCGGTGAGATGCAGGCTCTTGGCATACCCGCGAGAATCGAGAAGGGTAAGGTCAGCATCCAGAAGGACTACACCGTCCTTAAGGCAGGTGAAGTCATAACCGACCAGCTCGCGAGAATCCTCAACGCCCTTGGAATCGAGCCGCTTGAGGTCGGTCTCAACCTGCTCGCGGCCTACGAGGACGGAATCGTCTACACCCCAGAGGTTCTCGCTATCGACGAGAGCGAGTACATAAACCTGCTCCAGCAGGCCTACATGCATGCGTTCAACCTGTCAGTCAACACCGCCTATCCGACGAGCCAGACTATCGAGGCCATCATCCAGAAGGCGTTCCTTGGCGCCAAGAACGTTGCAGTCGAGGCTGGCTACATCACTCCAGAGACCGTCGAGGAGGTCTTTGGCAGGGCCCTTCGCGCAGTCCTGCTCATAGCCCAGGAACTGCCTGAAGAGTTACTCGACGAGAAGACCAAAGAGCTTTTAAACCAACAGGCACAAATAGCCGTTGCCGCTCAGCCTCAGCAGGAAGAGAAGGTTGAGGAGGCTGAGGAAGAGGAGGAAGAAGAGGAAGCCTCCGAGGAGGACGCGCTCGCAGGACTGGGCGCGCTCTTCGGCTGA